Proteins co-encoded in one Flavivirga eckloniae genomic window:
- a CDS encoding YceI family protein, whose product MKNTIKNLAALVIVAFVTLSFTAIEGDKKEIKTDKSKVVWKGYKVTGSHEGTISIQSGFLNFEADKLTGGEFVIDMTTINTTDLQGEYKGKLDGHLKSDDFFGTSKYPTAKLVFTEVKASGKNAYAVTGDLTIKGKTNAVQFTISVYGNKATASLKIDRTKYGVKYGSTSFFENLKDKAIYDEFDLVSDLEF is encoded by the coding sequence ATGAAAAACACAATTAAAAATTTAGCAGCATTGGTAATTGTAGCATTTGTTACATTGTCGTTTACAGCTATAGAAGGTGATAAAAAAGAGATAAAAACAGATAAAAGTAAAGTGGTTTGGAAAGGTTATAAAGTAACTGGATCTCATGAAGGAACCATTTCAATACAATCTGGTTTTTTAAATTTTGAAGCAGATAAATTAACTGGTGGGGAGTTTGTTATAGATATGACTACTATAAACACCACAGATTTACAAGGCGAGTATAAAGGAAAATTAGATGGGCATTTAAAATCTGATGATTTTTTTGGTACCTCTAAGTACCCTACTGCAAAATTAGTATTTACTGAAGTTAAAGCTTCTGGTAAAAATGCTTATGCCGTTACTGGTGATTTAACTATAAAAGGTAAAACAAATGCTGTTCAATTTACAATCTCTGTTTACGGAAATAAAGCAACAGCGTCTTTAAAAATTGATAGAACAAAATATGGTGTTAAGTACGGTTCGACTAGCTTTTTTGAAAACTTAAAGGATAAAGCTATTTATGATGAATTTGATTTAGTATCAGATTTAGAGTTTTAA
- a CDS encoding Crp/Fnr family transcriptional regulator codes for MIKEKGQVLLDYINKYVSLTEAEKDILLSKVTYRKYLKGQFIVQQGDVCKYECFVLSGCTKTFYMDSDGQEHIVMFSIEDWWTSDMGSFITQTPADYNVQCLENTELILFSYDIIEDLYAAIPKLERFFRQIIQRALVASQKRIVRRFSLSAKERYIYFRNQYPKIEQRIPQYMVASYLGITKEFLSKIKKELALK; via the coding sequence ATGATTAAGGAAAAAGGGCAAGTACTATTAGACTATATTAATAAATATGTTTCTTTAACCGAAGCAGAAAAGGACATCCTTTTATCTAAAGTCACTTACAGGAAGTACTTAAAGGGACAGTTTATTGTGCAACAGGGCGATGTATGCAAATATGAATGTTTTGTATTATCTGGTTGTACCAAAACATTTTATATGGATTCTGACGGACAGGAGCATATCGTAATGTTTTCTATTGAAGATTGGTGGACCTCAGATATGGGAAGTTTTATAACACAAACTCCAGCCGATTATAATGTGCAGTGCTTGGAAAACACCGAGCTCATTTTGTTTTCTTACGATATTATTGAAGATTTATATGCGGCTATTCCAAAATTAGAACGGTTTTTTAGACAAATCATTCAAAGAGCGTTAGTTGCTTCACAAAAGCGTATCGTTAGACGTTTTAGTCTTTCTGCTAAAGAGAGGTATATTTATTTTAGAAATCAATACCCTAAAATAGAACAGCGAATTCCCCAATATATGGTTGCTTCTTATTTAGGAATTACCAAAGAGTTTTTAAGCAAGATAAAGAAGGAACTTGCTTTGAAATAA
- a CDS encoding ion transporter, protein MVEFCKKIAVSKWFGNFVTVAILIAGILVGMATYPDFSEKHASTLELLNKIVLYIFIAEIIVKMIAEGNKPWLYFTDAWNIFDFVIVAAAFLPFAGSSVAVLRLLRLLRVLKLIKALPKLQMLVGALLKSIPSLGYVSILLLLLFYIYAVAGVFFFGANDPIHFENLQMSMLSLFRVVTLEDWTDVMYINMYGCENYGYDGNEALCTNSTANPMGSAVFFVTFVLIGTMIMLNLFIGVIMTGMDEAKADAQKEDMDTSEEGSKKDLALLEQKLNEVQELFQKIK, encoded by the coding sequence ATGGTTGAATTTTGTAAAAAAATAGCGGTATCCAAATGGTTTGGAAATTTTGTTACCGTAGCTATTTTAATTGCCGGTATACTGGTAGGAATGGCTACCTATCCAGATTTTTCCGAGAAACATGCCTCCACTCTAGAACTTTTAAACAAAATTGTTCTTTACATTTTTATTGCAGAGATTATTGTAAAAATGATTGCAGAAGGTAATAAACCGTGGTTATACTTTACAGATGCTTGGAATATTTTTGATTTTGTTATCGTTGCAGCAGCATTTTTACCTTTTGCAGGTAGTTCGGTAGCTGTATTACGACTACTCCGTTTGCTAAGGGTTTTAAAATTAATAAAAGCCCTGCCAAAATTGCAAATGCTAGTTGGTGCACTGTTAAAAAGTATTCCATCATTAGGTTATGTTTCCATTTTACTCTTATTGCTCTTTTACATTTATGCAGTAGCAGGGGTATTCTTTTTTGGAGCTAACGACCCTATACATTTTGAAAACTTACAAATGTCTATGCTATCCCTTTTTAGGGTAGTAACTCTAGAGGATTGGACAGATGTGATGTACATTAATATGTATGGTTGTGAAAACTATGGATACGATGGTAATGAAGCTTTATGTACAAACTCTACCGCTAACCCAATGGGTAGTGCTGTGTTTTTTGTAACATTTGTGTTAATAGGCACTATGATCATGCTTAATCTGTTTATTGGTGTTATCATGACCGGTATGGATGAAGCCAAAGCAGATGCACAAAAAGAAGATATGGACACCTCAGAAGAGGGTTCTAAAAAGGATTTAGCCCTTTTAGAACAAAAACTTAACGAAGTTCAAGAACTGTTTCAAAAAATTAAATAA
- a CDS encoding GNAT family N-acetyltransferase → MTITFANFKIAPLEINESEKFFNLIDTNRKRLEDFFAGTVSKTRTLHDTITYCHEIKQKEKDKSYFPFIIRDLQTDAFIGLIDIKNIDWNIPKAEIGYFIDAKYEGQGVISKALGLVIEYLSETYHFKKLLCRSNSRNIGSIAVAKKNGFTLEGTIKRDYKTTKGELVDLDYYGRIF, encoded by the coding sequence ATGACTATTACATTCGCAAATTTTAAAATAGCTCCTTTAGAGATCAACGAGAGTGAAAAGTTTTTCAATCTAATTGATACGAATAGAAAGCGGTTAGAAGATTTTTTTGCAGGAACGGTATCTAAAACCAGAACACTTCATGATACCATAACTTATTGCCACGAAATAAAGCAGAAGGAAAAAGATAAAAGTTATTTTCCATTTATAATTAGAGATTTACAAACAGATGCCTTTATTGGATTGATTGATATTAAAAATATCGATTGGAATATCCCAAAAGCAGAAATAGGCTATTTTATTGATGCTAAGTACGAAGGACAAGGGGTAATTTCTAAGGCTTTAGGATTGGTTATTGAATATCTTTCTGAAACCTACCATTTTAAGAAGCTATTATGCCGATCTAATAGCAGGAATATTGGAAGCATAGCTGTAGCCAAGAAAAATGGTTTTACATTAGAAGGGACTATTAAAAGGGATTATAAAACAACTAAAGGAGAGCTTGTTGACTTAGATTATTACGGACGTATTTTTTAG
- a CDS encoding cyclase family protein → MKVVDLSKPIQYNKNDPWFMKVKIKHKPHKKAKLLLRFLGLPLKLFPKGFTGWADDTIQKMGVHSTTHIDAPWHYSPTCNGERSKTIDEIPLDLCYAEGVVIDMAHKADFDAITVKDIETFLEKNDLTIKEGMIVLIKTGRDKFNGSKNFHEVGTGMSAEATEWLINKGIKVMGIDAWGWDLPLPYLIKKAKETSNSELFWEAHLVGQRKEYWHMEQLVNLDALPYTGFKVAVFPLKIVGASAAPARVVALLD, encoded by the coding sequence GTGAAAGTTGTAGACCTATCGAAACCCATACAATATAACAAGAATGATCCTTGGTTTATGAAAGTAAAAATTAAGCATAAGCCTCACAAAAAGGCTAAATTGCTATTACGTTTCCTCGGATTACCGCTAAAACTATTCCCTAAAGGGTTTACGGGTTGGGCAGACGATACCATTCAAAAAATGGGGGTACATTCAACAACACATATCGATGCGCCTTGGCATTATTCACCCACTTGTAATGGCGAACGGTCTAAAACCATTGATGAAATTCCTTTAGATTTATGTTATGCCGAAGGTGTTGTTATAGACATGGCGCATAAAGCCGATTTTGATGCCATTACTGTAAAAGATATTGAAACCTTTTTAGAGAAAAACGATTTAACCATTAAAGAAGGAATGATCGTATTAATAAAAACCGGTAGAGATAAATTTAATGGTTCTAAAAATTTTCATGAGGTTGGTACAGGCATGAGTGCCGAAGCAACAGAATGGCTTATTAACAAAGGGATTAAAGTTATGGGGATTGATGCCTGGGGTTGGGATTTGCCCTTGCCTTATCTTATAAAAAAAGCAAAAGAAACCTCTAACTCCGAACTGTTCTGGGAAGCACATTTGGTAGGACAACGTAAAGAATATTGGCACATGGAACAATTGGTAAACTTAGATGCGTTACCTTATACAGGATTTAAAGTAGCAGTATTTCCCTTAAAAATTGTAGGAGCTTCTGCAGCACCAGCAAGGGTTGTTGCATTATTAGACTAG
- a CDS encoding DinB family protein — protein sequence MLTKTLIKIFNRDLNKLKIEITSYKNEEDLWLLSEEISNTAGNLCLHIVGNLNHFIGATLGTTGYVRQREQEFSLKNVLRTELLQQIDDTIQMVESVLGNLSAEDLEKRYPIDVFKAPMTTEYFLVHLTTHLSYHLGQINYHRRLIAS from the coding sequence ATGCTTACCAAAACCTTGATTAAAATCTTTAACCGGGATCTCAATAAGCTTAAGATTGAAATAACGTCTTATAAAAACGAAGAAGATTTATGGCTTCTTAGTGAGGAAATCTCCAATACTGCTGGTAATCTTTGCTTGCATATTGTAGGGAATCTTAATCATTTTATTGGTGCTACGCTTGGCACCACAGGATATGTTAGGCAGAGAGAACAGGAGTTTTCGCTTAAAAATGTATTACGAACAGAACTATTGCAGCAAATCGATGATACTATTCAAATGGTTGAAAGCGTTTTAGGGAACTTATCGGCAGAAGATTTAGAAAAGCGATATCCTATAGATGTTTTTAAAGCGCCAATGACCACGGAATATTTTCTGGTTCATTTAACGACACACCTGTCTTATCACTTAGGTCAAATAAATTACCACAGACGCTTAATAGCTTCATAA
- a CDS encoding FKBP-type peptidyl-prolyl cis-trans isomerase, whose product MKYITFALVLSLFVSCSSDDEKDYVTLNDQEITEYIAKNNLNAKKSSTGLYYVIEEAGTGTQPNAASNVTVAYKGYLTDGTVFDESDSYKTDLVNVIPGWREGIAYFKEGGRGKLLIPSHLAYRNESVGTIPPYAVLVFDINLISVN is encoded by the coding sequence ATGAAATATATTACGTTTGCTTTAGTACTATCTCTTTTTGTTTCTTGTAGTAGTGATGATGAAAAAGATTATGTCACTTTAAATGATCAGGAAATCACAGAATATATTGCAAAAAATAACTTGAATGCAAAGAAAAGCTCTACCGGTTTATATTATGTAATCGAAGAAGCAGGAACAGGAACGCAGCCTAATGCGGCATCTAATGTTACCGTTGCTTATAAAGGTTATTTAACCGATGGAACTGTTTTTGACGAAAGTGATTCTTATAAAACAGATTTGGTTAATGTAATTCCAGGTTGGAGAGAAGGTATTGCTTATTTTAAAGAAGGGGGTAGAGGTAAGCTATTAATACCATCCCATTTGGCATATCGTAATGAGTCTGTTGGTACTATTCCTCCTTATGCTGTTCTGGTTTTTGATATCAATCTTATTTCTGTAAATTAG
- a CDS encoding multidrug effflux MFS transporter: MQNPNNKFRLEFVALMASLMSIVALSIDALLPALPKIGEVIGTVNLNDNQLLITMIFLGLGVGQLIFGPLSDSFGRKPIVYIGFVVFIIASIICVTTKSFEMMIIGRVLQGIGLSSPRTLSIAIVRDSYSGDYMAKILSIVVMVFILVPVIAPSLGQFLLNFYNWESIFYVNLIYGLLIVLWFWKRQPETLPKEKRIKFTSHLFIDGAKEFIKYNDAVAFTLISGFVNGSFMVYLSTSQQIFQEQYDLADMFPYIFASLAISIGLATYLNSVFVVKYGMWRIAYLATIAYAVISVSYIVLFWSGENPSITILLTFFGLQFFAVGFIFGNLRALAMQPLGHIAGIGAAINGCVSTVMAVPIANYIGSFVSDSVLPVFIGFSFFGILSLLTFMLLKRKKKLTTAKL; this comes from the coding sequence ATGCAAAACCCAAATAATAAATTTCGACTAGAATTTGTCGCATTAATGGCTTCTTTAATGTCTATTGTTGCCCTATCAATAGACGCCCTATTGCCTGCTCTTCCAAAAATTGGAGAGGTTATAGGTACAGTTAATTTAAACGATAACCAATTGCTAATTACCATGATTTTTTTGGGGCTAGGAGTTGGTCAGCTTATTTTTGGTCCCTTGTCCGATAGTTTTGGTAGAAAACCAATCGTATATATAGGGTTTGTAGTATTTATAATAGCCAGTATTATTTGTGTAACGACCAAAAGTTTTGAAATGATGATAATAGGCCGAGTGCTTCAAGGCATAGGACTATCCTCTCCAAGAACGTTAAGTATTGCTATTGTAAGAGATTCGTATAGCGGCGATTATATGGCTAAAATATTATCTATAGTAGTTATGGTTTTTATTTTAGTTCCGGTAATCGCTCCATCATTAGGTCAGTTTTTGCTTAATTTTTATAATTGGGAATCTATTTTTTATGTGAATTTAATATACGGTCTTTTAATCGTACTCTGGTTTTGGAAACGACAACCGGAAACGTTACCAAAAGAGAAACGTATAAAATTTACCTCGCACTTATTTATAGACGGTGCCAAGGAATTTATTAAATATAATGATGCCGTTGCCTTTACACTTATTTCTGGATTTGTAAACGGGTCGTTTATGGTGTACTTAAGTACCTCGCAGCAAATTTTTCAGGAGCAATACGATCTGGCAGACATGTTCCCCTATATTTTTGCAAGTTTGGCGATATCTATAGGGTTGGCAACTTATTTAAACAGTGTCTTTGTTGTAAAATATGGTATGTGGCGTATTGCATACTTGGCTACTATAGCTTATGCTGTAATATCTGTTTCGTATATTGTTTTATTTTGGTCGGGAGAAAATCCAAGTATCACTATCCTTTTAACATTCTTCGGTTTACAGTTTTTTGCTGTAGGCTTTATTTTTGGAAATTTAAGAGCATTAGCCATGCAGCCCTTAGGGCACATTGCAGGTATTGGAGCTGCTATTAATGGCTGTGTTTCTACCGTTATGGCTGTTCCTATAGCCAACTATATAGGTAGTTTTGTTAGCGATTCTGTACTGCCCGTGTTTATTGGTTTTTCATTTTTTGGTATCCTGTCACTTTTAACATTTATGCTCTTAAAAAGAAAAAAGAAGTTAACCACGGCTAAACTATAG
- a CDS encoding tetratricopeptide repeat protein: MGLFDSLFGKKKMTLEQANEKNQKHISENPKPKDDEDSLLRQASSALTSGKFNDSIELYKKLAVSYPEKKGLYLSQIGVAYYFLKDYVKAIGFYSEAKDNGADSRMMDDNIWEACEAIYNSNNDKAAIEKYLEYYPNGSYVKKAKKILFK, translated from the coding sequence ATGGGACTATTTGATTCCTTATTTGGAAAAAAGAAAATGACATTAGAGCAAGCTAATGAAAAAAACCAAAAGCATATCTCTGAAAACCCTAAGCCTAAAGACGATGAAGATTCACTTTTAAGACAAGCTTCCAGTGCTCTAACCAGTGGAAAGTTTAACGATTCTATCGAGCTATATAAAAAGCTTGCCGTTAGTTACCCAGAAAAGAAAGGACTGTATTTAAGCCAAATAGGCGTAGCCTATTACTTTTTAAAGGATTATGTTAAAGCTATTGGTTTTTACTCTGAAGCAAAAGATAATGGTGCAGACTCCCGTATGATGGACGACAATATATGGGAAGCTTGTGAAGCCATTTATAATAGCAACAACGATAAAGCTGCTATAGAAAAGTATCTTGAGTATTACCCTAACGGCAGTTATGTTAAAAAGGCAAAAAAGATACTGTTTAAATAA
- a CDS encoding sporulation protein yields the protein MGILQTIKNKLGIGGVKVKLQVPGQLSKGDNSVDGTVTLTTKSEQEVINITVKLIEEFTTGRGENKTTKELDLGEVTIPANFTIKPGETKDIQFSLPYQLANSTADDLKEKGGALGAVGSLSKFANNEKSEYFIDAEADVKSAVIDPSDKKEVRLV from the coding sequence ATGGGAATTTTACAAACTATTAAAAACAAATTAGGAATTGGTGGAGTAAAAGTTAAACTACAAGTTCCAGGTCAACTTTCAAAAGGCGACAATTCGGTAGACGGTACAGTTACTTTAACTACTAAAAGTGAACAAGAAGTTATTAACATAACGGTAAAACTTATTGAAGAGTTTACTACGGGAAGGGGCGAAAACAAAACCACAAAAGAACTTGATTTAGGAGAAGTTACGATACCTGCGAATTTTACAATTAAGCCAGGCGAAACTAAAGATATTCAATTTAGCTTACCTTATCAACTGGCTAATTCTACAGCCGACGACCTAAAAGAAAAAGGTGGTGCATTAGGTGCTGTTGGTAGCTTATCTAAGTTTGCCAACAATGAAAAGTCTGAATACTTTATTGATGCTGAAGCAGATGTAAAAAGTGCTGTAATAGATCCTTCAGACAAAAAAGAAGTAAGGTTGGTTTAA
- a CDS encoding DinB family protein, with amino-acid sequence MKTSDLKTTEYHDYYGRYISLVPKEVTLIDGFKRDLDMVLQFFESIPSDKLNYSYAAGKWSIKEVFQHLIDTERIFQNRCFRFARHDKTAISGFEQDDYIEPSQANNKSLELLVEEFKAVRQSFMVLLKSLNDTDLKFIGNASGLNMSARAAAFTILGHSIWHINVIKERYL; translated from the coding sequence ATGAAAACATCAGACTTAAAAACAACAGAATACCACGACTATTATGGTAGGTACATTAGTTTGGTTCCTAAAGAAGTTACATTAATTGATGGTTTTAAAAGGGATCTGGATATGGTTTTACAATTTTTTGAATCCATTCCGTCCGATAAACTAAACTACAGCTATGCAGCAGGGAAATGGAGTATTAAAGAAGTGTTTCAACATCTAATTGATACCGAGCGAATTTTTCAAAATCGTTGTTTTCGTTTTGCAAGACATGACAAAACAGCGATTTCCGGATTTGAGCAAGACGATTACATAGAACCTTCTCAGGCTAATAACAAAAGCTTGGAGTTGCTCGTAGAAGAGTTTAAAGCTGTTCGTCAAAGTTTTATGGTATTGCTTAAGAGCCTAAATGATACCGATTTAAAATTTATTGGTAACGCCAGTGGGTTAAATATGTCTGCAAGGGCAGCGGCTTTTACTATTTTAGGGCATTCTATTTGGCACATTAATGTTATAAAAGAGCGTTACCTATAG
- a CDS encoding immunity protein Imm33 domain-containing protein, translating into MAFNLFSKKQEKGKVFTTKKCKEFNHPEIQFTISDKSIPDVDIDFFISTLEIQVSNGVKYNNGESIQIGSVVLEFKETGNVLELIEPDFKSFPIEYVNTLDFTLLNMRLQKDIVESIDPPADLLFPSIMQSIVVCENYKTIPNVLMIRYEPENRSSGWWFFDYDDKASWNDPDNFAPISIYEFALHRPDLFKFLAFPEDFQVLYFSGKNISILNDEEVVDIKENSFLSALNESLDNK; encoded by the coding sequence ATGGCTTTTAATCTATTTTCAAAAAAACAAGAAAAAGGAAAAGTCTTTACAACCAAAAAATGTAAAGAATTTAATCATCCGGAAATTCAATTTACAATAAGCGATAAAAGCATCCCAGATGTTGATATCGATTTTTTTATTTCTACGTTAGAAATACAAGTAAGTAACGGTGTAAAATACAATAATGGTGAAAGTATACAAATAGGAAGTGTTGTTCTTGAATTTAAAGAAACAGGTAACGTTCTTGAACTAATAGAACCTGATTTTAAATCATTTCCTATAGAATACGTTAATACATTAGATTTCACACTTTTAAATATGCGATTACAAAAAGATATTGTAGAAAGCATAGATCCTCCTGCAGACTTACTTTTTCCTTCAATCATGCAATCTATAGTAGTATGCGAAAACTATAAAACCATTCCTAATGTCTTAATGATTAGATATGAACCTGAAAATAGGAGTTCTGGATGGTGGTTTTTTGACTATGACGATAAAGCGAGCTGGAATGACCCTGATAATTTTGCACCTATATCAATTTATGAGTTTGCCCTGCATAGACCAGATTTATTTAAATTTTTAGCATTCCCAGAGGATTTTCAGGTGTTGTATTTTTCTGGAAAAAACATAAGTATCCTAAACGACGAGGAAGTTGTAGATATTAAAGAAAATTCTTTTTTGAGCGCATTAAACGAATCGCTTGATAACAAATAA